The Halococcus sediminicola genome has a segment encoding these proteins:
- a CDS encoding bis(5'-nucleosyl)-tetraphosphatase: protein MAVEATSAGAILFRDTRGRREYLLLKSRPGDWEFPKGGVEGEEELQQTAIREVTEEAGISDFRLLDGFRREYDYVFQAGGETIHKTVHLFIAESEEASAELSHEHRDHQWRDYEQALNTITQDGPRDIFREAHDFIDDADY, encoded by the coding sequence ATGGCAGTCGAAGCGACGAGCGCGGGGGCTATCCTCTTTCGCGACACGAGAGGCCGCCGCGAGTACCTCCTGCTCAAGAGCCGTCCCGGGGACTGGGAGTTCCCCAAAGGCGGCGTCGAGGGCGAGGAAGAACTCCAGCAGACGGCGATTCGAGAGGTAACGGAGGAAGCGGGGATCAGCGATTTCAGGCTCCTCGACGGCTTCCGCCGCGAGTACGACTACGTGTTTCAGGCCGGCGGCGAAACCATCCACAAGACGGTGCACCTGTTCATCGCCGAATCGGAAGAGGCGAGCGCCGAACTCTCCCACGAGCACCGCGACCACCAGTGGCGCGACTACGAACAGGCGCTCAACACGATCACCCAAGACGGTCCGCGCGACATCTTCCGGGAGGCCCACGACTTCATCGACGATGCGGACTACTGA
- a CDS encoding uS10/mL48 family ribosomal protein has protein sequence MPFVTKLDLTSGDRGSLDRVVEDIKETAARKGVEFGGPHASQPRQQRAPQSKRLSTTGGRFPDWTYTIYSRTIEIVGHDEFARSVAGGEFPAGVHVEVDIERVR, from the coding sequence ATGCCTTTCGTCACGAAACTCGACCTCACGAGCGGCGATCGGGGTTCGCTCGACCGCGTGGTCGAGGACATCAAGGAAACCGCCGCGCGCAAGGGTGTCGAGTTCGGCGGCCCGCACGCGAGTCAGCCCCGCCAGCAGCGCGCGCCCCAATCGAAACGGCTCTCGACGACCGGCGGACGCTTTCCCGACTGGACCTATACGATCTACTCGCGCACCATCGAAATCGTCGGCCACGACGAGTTCGCCCGCAGCGTCGCCGGTGGCGAGTTCCCGGCCGGCGTCCACGTCGAAGTCGACATCGAACGGGTCCGTTG